CCCTTCGAGCCGCAGGTTTATCAGCGAGATGACCTCTACCGAGTATTTTGCAAAACCGCTTTATACTCACGACATGTCATCGATCAGGCACTTGCTTGACAGCAGAACGGTAACTGCTGTTATAACGATACCCGAAAAATTTGAGGAAGAACTAAAGCGGGGTGAAAAAACAACAGTTCAATACCTCATCGACGGTGTGGATGCAAACACCGCTGTGATTGTATCCAACTATATTGAAGCCGCAATCGGGTTGTTCAATTCCAAATACAGGGATGAGGAACTCGCAAAAACGGGATTAAAGGTTAATCCACCGGTTAAGATTTCACCTAAAATACTTTATAATCTGGAGCTAAAAAGCTCTCTGTTTTTTGTACCGGGTTTGATTTCAATGATTCTCGTGATCACAGCAGTAGTCAGCGTTTCCCTGTCACTCGTCAGAGAGGAAGAAAGAAACACAATCGAGCAAATTCGGGTCTCCCCTGTCTCTTCCTTTTCATTGCTTATCGGCAAGATAACCCCTTACCTGCTTCTTGCATACCTGAATGCAGTTATGATACTGATTGTCGGGTATTTTCTTTTTGGTGTCGAGACAAAAGGGAGCTATTTCGATCTGGTTTACACGACATTTGTGTTTCTTCTTGCCTGCACCTCACTCGGAATTCTGGTTTCAGTAATTTCAGACAACTCACAAGTGGCATTTACTTTAGGGCAGTTTATATCGCTCCTGCCGGCACTTCTTTTGTCCGGGTTTGTATTTCAGATTGACAGCATGCCACCTCTCATTCAGATTCTTACAAATATTACACCGACTAAATTTTTTAACCGGATTCTAAGAGCAATAATTCTTCGGGGAACGGGACTTCCCACATTCTACAAAGACATGATCAGTCTTTTTATTTATACAGGTGTAACACTCGGACTTTCGCTCATCATCTCCAAAGTTAAAGAGAGGAAAGCCTGATATGAAAATCGTATTGCGAATTATTTTGAAGGAGTTCCAGCAATTCAGGCGGGATCCAAAAATGTTCGGTATCATTCTTGTCGCACCTGTAATGCAGTTGATTTTTCTCGGATATGCTGCGACTCTCGACATAAAGAGCGTAAAAACCATAGTTTATGATACCGACAGATCGGAAATGAGCAGAAAACTGGTGAGGGAATTTGAAGGCAGCACCTATTTTATTGTGAACGACTACCTCTACAACTACGATGCTGTTTACAAAAAGATGGATGAGGGGAATACAATTGCTGCGATTATCATACCAAAAGACTTCGAAAAAGATATCAACCGGGGTGAGTCGGCTACAATCCAGGCAATTTTTAACGGAAGTGACGGAAACACAGCATCAATCGCTGCAGGGTATGTATCCAAAGTCATTGGAAAGTTTGCGGGAAATGTAGCCGGCGACAAGCTCAAACTTCGGGGTATCACCAGACTCCCCTCGGGTGAAGTCACCTCGCAATACAGGATCTGGTATAATCCCGCTGTGGAGTCGAGATACTTTATGGTGCCATCCATCGTAGGGCTACTTCTCAGTCTGATAACTCTTTTGTTAACCTCTCTTGCCATAGTAAAGGAAAAAGAAATTGGCACCCTTGAACAGTTGATTGTTACACCGATCAAGTCATGGCAGCTCATCGCAGGGAAACTGATTCCATTTGTTATGCTTGGATTTGTAACAGTTGTTCTGGTGCTAACTGCAATGAGGGTAATATTCGGAATAGAGGTTAAGGGGGATGTGGTATTTCTTTTCTTCTCGGCATTTATCTACATTCTCTCAACTCTGGGTCTCGGATTGCTCGTATCAACATTCAGCAAAACCCAACAACAGGCAATGATGGTTGCCACATTTGGTGTAATGATGCCTCTAATTTTCCTCTCGGGTTTTTCCTTCCCGGTAGAAAACATGCCCGACATTTTTCAAAAAATCAGCATAATAATTCCGCTAAAATACTTCATCCTGATCATTCGCGGTGTTATACTGAAAGGCTCCGGTTTCGCCGAACACTGGCAGGATGTCCTCGCAATGTTCATCATCGGAACCGTAATCCTTGGAATCAGCATCCTAAGGTTTAAGAAGAGAATTTCTTAATTATGAGTTATGAATTATTAGTTATTAGTTTAACTCATAATTCATAAGTAATAACTCATAATTACTTGATTCGGTATCCAAACTTTGTGACATACCTGGAGTCAAACTCTTCCTGGTAGGTGGAGGTGAAATAGGTACCAAAGAGACCGTAGCCACCGGAGATGTTGGTGAAGACCTGCTCATCAAGGCGGAGGCTGAAGTTGTCGAGGAATCCGTTTACGCTCGAGTAGTAAAATGAAAGAGGCGCATCGTATTCGGTTGATTCGAAAATAACATGAAGCGCCCGGAATTGTGATTTATCCTCTACACCCTCGGAGATTTTGTTCATTGCCCAGTCGAAGGAGGTAAGTTCATAGGAGGCTTCCTCATCTCTATTAGCAACGGGATATATTGGCGTTTCGACGCCGTTTCTGTTAATCACTCTAAGCGGCACTTCAATTGTGCCAGGCACTTCCCTGTTATTTACCAATTTCGAGTAATAAATCTTCATCTTTGGAAATGTAAGGTTCAACTCCTGCGAAGTCCAGTAGAAGGTCCAGTTTTTGCCGTACTTAAATGGATCGACATCAGTTGTAAATCCACGCGGAAATGGAATGGAGTTTTCGTAGTTAAGATACTGTGGTACTTTCGTTCCTGAAGTCAGCACTTTACCGTTTTGCAGCCTTGCAGTGATCGTTATCGTATCATTTGCATAGAGTGGAATTGCCTTCCCGAAATAAAATTTCTGCGGGCCCTTATATCTGGATGAATCTTTCCGGGCTACCATGGAATCTTTTAGTATGTAAGTATCCCCTCGAAATCTAATTTCTACCCGGGCACCGGCAATCTCGGGATCCTCTGTGTTCAGAAGCGGATCGGTACCGGGGGCATCATAAACTTTTGCCAGGATTACTTTCGGGACAACGAACTTGCCGATCTCCTGTCCTGGAGTAATTGAGTAGAGGACATAGCCCTCCTTAAATTCAGATCTGGGAGAGAAACTTTCTTCACACCCTGTCATCAACAGAGAGATGAAGAGAATACTTATTGTTGAAAGAATCTTTTTCATGCTAAAACTCAGCTTTCACGAAAATTGCAGGGAGAATCGGGAGTTGATCAATTCTCTTTCCGGTTTTTTTATCAAAATAGTAGATGTTGGCGCGGTTGTAGGCATTTATTACACTCGCACCAATTGTAAAGTCTGCGAAGGAAGTCGAAAACTTTTTGGTGACCGAAATGTCAAGTCTGTGATACCATGGCAATCTTCCCGAATTCTTGGTATCATAGATAAACTGTGGTTCGTAGTTGTTGAAAATATCTATCGGTGTTGTACCATCAAGGAGGAGTTTGTTGAAAAATCCCGAAATCGGTGTAAACGGCATTCCTGATGAAAGCACCCAGTTTGCGGTGAACTGCCAGCTGTCACCCGGATTGATACCTGCAAGAATACTCAATGAATGCCTGACATCATACCTTGGCGGATAAGTAAGGTCTTTTGCCTTTTTCTCAGCCCAGCCGAGTGCATACGAGGCTCTTGCATAAAAAATGCTTCCGTCAAATTTAAGTGACGACTCAATACCGTAAGAGACTCCCTCAATATTCTTGAAGTCGAACTGTATCGAAGTAAATTTCTTTTCATTCACTTCCATCAGATTCGACATCACTTTGTAGTAAGCCTCCACTTCAAGAAGGAATTTATCTGTAAAGTAGGAAGTGAAGCCCGCAATAAAGTGTGTTGCCTCGGCTGCAGTTATGTTATCAGGAATGATTACCCATGGTTCAAACACCGAAATCAGTTCATCCTCATTAGCAAGAGAAACCATCTCCTGTGAGTATCTGCCGAATGCAAATTTAAAGATCATCAAACGGTTGAGGAGGTATGTCAGGCTGATTCTTGGTTCAAAAAGAAATGGTCTTTTTTCTGACATCGAAATAAAATTGAATCGCATTCCAAGATCGAGTCCGACATCATCCCAACGGAAAAACCGGTAGTTGAAGTAACCGGCAAGAGCATTTTTTGTGTTCTTAAAGTCAATTTCCCGCTCCAACTGATTCACCTGTTTCAAAGAAGTGGAAATATTTTTATTCTGAAGACCAAAAAGGAGCTGATCTTTGCTGTCATAAATGTATGCAAAATCGGCATTTATCGTGAAATCAGTTACATTGTTCTCACGGGGCTTCGAACCGCTGAAGTTTGGCTCCACTTTAGCCATGTAATGCGAAAATGAGAAAATAACATCGGAGACCAGTGGTGAACCATCCCAAATCTTGCTCCACTTTAGTCCACCAATATTGTTTCTGATGTGATAATCTTCAAGTAAAGGGTCGCTGTTAATAACCTGGTCGCTGCTAAGAAAGAGGTTCGCACTGAATTTACTGTTGGGATCAATATAAGCAGGTGAGTAATTCACTTTTAGCGAAAGATCGTAAAAATCGAAGGGTGTCTCTTTGTTGTTCAAGTATTTTTTCAGAATCCCCGACCAGTAACTTTTTCGTCCTGTTAACAGGAATGAACCATCTGGGATGGGTCCCTCGGCTGCTACTTTTCCGGAGAGCAATCCAGCCTGAATTGTCCCTTGATAAAAATTCTTGTTCCCGTCACGGGTAATGATATTTAAAATTGAGGAGAGCCTGTCCCCCATCGCGGGAGTAAAGCCACCTTTATAAAATTCGAGTGATGAAATAATTTCAGGGTCAATTACCGAGAAGATTCCAAGAGCATGAAAGGGGTTATAAACAGTTGCACCGTTAAGAAGCACAAGATTTTGGTCGCTGCCACCACCTCTTACATAATATTTCGCGGTTGCATCTCCGGTAGTATTCACCCCCGGGTTGTTCTGAATAACACGAAAGATATCCGCTTCAGCTCCGACGGGTTGAAGTTCTATATCCTTGATTGATATTTTCTCAAGTCCCAAATCAGTTTCATTTTCACGGGCATTTCTCTCCCCGACTATCGTAACTTCATTGATATTCACTGAAGAACGGGAGAGTTTCAGGTTAAGTTCGTTGATTACACCCGATTTTATATCGATTTCCACCTCTTTTTTGATGTATCCGATATAAGAGAAAAGTACTGTTCGCTTCCCTGCAGGTACAGACGGAATGAAATAGTAACCCGAACTGTTGGTTGAGGCACCAAGTTTAGTGGTCTTTATCGTAACATTTGCATACGGAATAATCTCACCGCTTAATGAGTCGGTAACAATTCCCCGAAGACTTCCCTGAGACTGAGCAGGTACCTGCAGCAAAAACAAAAGCGTAATTAACATTAAAAATAATGTGTAATTTCTTCCTGTTTTTTGTCTGGTTGATTTATTTGGCGAGGTTGATTTATTGATTGAGGCAGTAAGAGCAGGAATTGAAGGCATGAAATAATTTCTTTAATAATTTACACAAGTTTGAAATCATAACTTCAAACTTCGCAGATAGCGTTAACAAAAAATAAATAATTAATATCCTTAATTTAGCGATAATTTCTGATTCAGACGGTTCTTTTCAATGTCAGCCAATTACAGGGAAACACAGAACAGAAGGCATTCTTAAAATTCTTACCCATCATGCGCATCGTGTTCAAAAAAAAAAGGCTGCCCCTTTCGAGACAGCCTTAAAAACAGTTCAGATGATAGTGATCAGGAAATTAATACCTAATACCTAATACCTGATTTTATTTCATAAGAAGCATCTTGTTTGTAAGTCTTACATTGTTTGAAACAACTTCATAGATGTAAGTACCGGAAGCAAGTTTCGATGCATCAAATGAGTAAGCATACATACCTGAATTCAGGTTTTCGCTGACCAATGTTGCAACTTCTTTACCAAGGATATCATAAACTTTCAAGGTTGTGAAACCTGCACTCTTCAATGAGAATCTGATCTCTGTTGAAGGGTTGAAAGGGTTAGGATAGTTCTGGAAAAGTTTGAAATCTTCAACATTCATGCCAAGGTCTTTAATGCTGGATGGATTCGGGTTAATGAATCTCTCGATTGGTGGATAGTTAGCTGAACCAAAGCATGTTACATAAGCAGTGTCACCTGAAGCTGTGAAACTGATACCGCGTGGTCTTGAGTCAGTTGCGCCTGGATACATGTTCCATAACAAGCTGTCTTTGATTTCGCCGGAAACAGGATCGTAAGCATACCAGGCTCTGTTTGCCCAGAAAGTGGTGGCACCCGGATATCTGTTTGGTAAATCATTGTTTGAACCTGAAGAAGCCCAAAGAAGATTGTATTTTCTGTTCCAACCAAATGATTCAGAATCAAAACCTTTGAGGATGGTATCTGTTACTGTGAATGGTGAAAATTCATCAGGTCTGGTATATTTGAGGATTGCATGATTTGTGTAACCAGCCCAGTAAATTGTGTTTCCATCTGCGCCAACTTCGAATGATCTTGAGAAACCAACTGATGAATCAACTGCGTTTCCGAGGAAGTTGAAGGAAGGATCCCAAATTTTAATCGGGTTTCCGGGAGCAACATTAGCCGTGAAGAAATTTCCATTGCCGTCTACAGCGTTTGCAACACCCGATGCTCCAATGGTATTTCTAAGTTTACCTTTGGAAAGACCTGTTTTGTAGTCAATCTTATGGGTAAAATCAAAGAATGTGGCAAGGATATCACCATCAGGATGAGCTTTCAGACCACGGCCTGTGTTTGCCACGAGTGAGTCAGGGCTGACGCCTGGACCTACGAATACTTTAATTGGTGAGAATGAAGCCTGTGTTCCATCCGGGTTGAAGCAAAACAGAGCGCCGCATTTAACCCATGCGTTACCGTTCCAAATTGAGTCAGCGTTTGAAGCATAAGGGGCAAACCATATTCTTCCGTAAGGGTCAACAGCTACACCGTGACCACCGGTCGAAAAACGGTAATGGGTTGTATCCGGGAAATATCCGTTAAAGGTCCAACCTTGAGCGAATGCTCCCGCTGTCAGCAACATGAATAAAAGAAGTGCAGACAATTTTTTCATTTTGTATCTCCTAAATGAGTTGATGTTGAGTTGTTAAAATAAGCATTTAACATTAAAAATCTAATTAATTATTTTCTACCGGAATAAGCAGCACCCTGAACACCCATAAGAACTTTTACAATGGTTTGGTCATTGGCTTTACCGGAGACCAGACCCGAAGATCTTGTGTAGTATAGGTTTGTACCATTATCCCATGTAAGATACATTGCGTTTAATGGAAGAAATACACCCGGATAATGAACTGATACACTTCCTGCAGGAGTAACTTTCAAAATCGGTTCAGTATTGTTTGTCGCCAGGAAAATATTACCGGTAACATCCATTGTAAACTGATTGATATAAACATTATAACCAACAGCAGTACCAAGATTAACAACCGTCTGAGGGTTGGCTCCGTCAATATCACCGTTTGCATCCATTGGGAATTTGTAAAGGATCGAGGATGAGTCTTTCTTTACGGCAACATATACAGCATTGTTATAAACTCTGATTGCTGTTGCGTTGGCTGCAAATGCATAAGATTTCAGAACCTTTGTGGGGCTTACCCTGAAAAGTGATGCGTTGTCGCCACATGCCCAGATATTTCCCGCATCATCGAAATCGATGTCAATGATTTTTACTGTAGCCGGTGTGATAGCAAACCATGAGGCTATCGCAGCACCTTCAGTCATTCTGAAAATGGCTCTGAGTGAATTTCTTACACCATAAAGTGCACCGTCGGGTCCGATCTTTAGACTGGTGAAGACATAACCGCCACCAATTGATGGGGTAAAGTTAGTCTTGACACCGGCAGGTGTAACCTTAACAATGTTATTTGTTACGCCGCTTGAGAGAAGCGAAAAATACATGTTTCCGTTTT
This genomic window from Ignavibacteria bacterium contains:
- a CDS encoding DUF4249 family protein, with amino-acid sequence MKKILSTISILFISLLMTGCEESFSPRSEFKEGYVLYSITPGQEIGKFVVPKVILAKVYDAPGTDPLLNTEDPEIAGARVEIRFRGDTYILKDSMVARKDSSRYKGPQKFYFGKAIPLYANDTITITARLQNGKVLTSGTKVPQYLNYENSIPFPRGFTTDVDPFKYGKNWTFYWTSQELNLTFPKMKIYYSKLVNNREVPGTIEVPLRVINRNGVETPIYPVANRDEEASYELTSFDWAMNKISEGVEDKSQFRALHVIFESTEYDAPLSFYYSSVNGFLDNFSLRLDEQVFTNISGGYGLFGTYFTSTYQEEFDSRYVTKFGYRIK
- a CDS encoding T9SS type A sorting domain-containing protein gives rise to the protein MKKLSALLLFMLLTAGAFAQGWTFNGYFPDTTHYRFSTGGHGVAVDPYGRIWFAPYASNADSIWNGNAWVKCGALFCFNPDGTQASFSPIKVFVGPGVSPDSLVANTGRGLKAHPDGDILATFFDFTHKIDYKTGLSKGKLRNTIGASGVANAVDGNGNFFTANVAPGNPIKIWDPSFNFLGNAVDSSVGFSRSFEVGADGNTIYWAGYTNHAILKYTRPDEFSPFTVTDTILKGFDSESFGWNRKYNLLWASSGSNNDLPNRYPGATTFWANRAWYAYDPVSGEIKDSLLWNMYPGATDSRPRGISFTASGDTAYVTCFGSANYPPIERFINPNPSSIKDLGMNVEDFKLFQNYPNPFNPSTEIRFSLKSAGFTTLKVYDILGKEVATLVSENLNSGMYAYSFDASKLASGTYIYEVVSNNVRLTNKMLLMK
- a CDS encoding ABC transporter permease; amino-acid sequence: MLKTVFAIAGKEFKHLTRDRRLFGILMFFPVFLLAFFGYAVNFDVKQIKTAVIDLDGSPSSRRFISEMTSTEYFAKPLYTHDMSSIRHLLDSRTVTAVITIPEKFEEELKRGEKTTVQYLIDGVDANTAVIVSNYIEAAIGLFNSKYRDEELAKTGLKVNPPVKISPKILYNLELKSSLFFVPGLISMILVITAVVSVSLSLVREEERNTIEQIRVSPVSSFSLLIGKITPYLLLAYLNAVMILIVGYFLFGVETKGSYFDLVYTTFVFLLACTSLGILVSVISDNSQVAFTLGQFISLLPALLLSGFVFQIDSMPPLIQILTNITPTKFFNRILRAIILRGTGLPTFYKDMISLFIYTGVTLGLSLIISKVKERKA
- a CDS encoding ABC transporter permease → MKIVLRIILKEFQQFRRDPKMFGIILVAPVMQLIFLGYAATLDIKSVKTIVYDTDRSEMSRKLVREFEGSTYFIVNDYLYNYDAVYKKMDEGNTIAAIIIPKDFEKDINRGESATIQAIFNGSDGNTASIAAGYVSKVIGKFAGNVAGDKLKLRGITRLPSGEVTSQYRIWYNPAVESRYFMVPSIVGLLLSLITLLLTSLAIVKEKEIGTLEQLIVTPIKSWQLIAGKLIPFVMLGFVTVVLVLTAMRVIFGIEVKGDVVFLFFSAFIYILSTLGLGLLVSTFSKTQQQAMMVATFGVMMPLIFLSGFSFPVENMPDIFQKISIIIPLKYFILIIRGVILKGSGFAEHWQDVLAMFIIGTVILGISILRFKKRIS
- a CDS encoding IPT/TIG domain-containing protein; translated protein: MNKIKTVLLPAYILISAMILFSGCGNDKTTTLFDPNVAVKPDPVISTVTPDSGYSGITEITINGSNFSTVPEENTVYFNTGTGTILSATATELKVRAGVVTEAGQNALVKVRVKGALAFSNTVVVKLIQAAQFPLVFQSFEQPSAIEFDKNGNMYFSLLSSGVTNNIVKVTPAGVKTNFTPSIGGGYVFTSLKIGPDGALYGVRNSLRAIFRMTEGAAIASWFAITPATVKIIDIDFDDAGNIWACGDNASLFRVSPTKVLKSYAFAANATAIRVYNNAVYVAVKKDSSSILYKFPMDANGDIDGANPQTVVNLGTAVGYNVYINQFTMDVTGNIFLATNNTEPILKVTPAGSVSVHYPGVFLPLNAMYLTWDNGTNLYYTRSSGLVSGKANDQTIVKVLMGVQGAAYSGRK
- a CDS encoding TonB-dependent receptor; this encodes MLITLLFLLQVPAQSQGSLRGIVTDSLSGEIIPYANVTIKTTKLGASTNSSGYYFIPSVPAGKRTVLFSYIGYIKKEVEIDIKSGVINELNLKLSRSSVNINEVTIVGERNARENETDLGLEKISIKDIELQPVGAEADIFRVIQNNPGVNTTGDATAKYYVRGGGSDQNLVLLNGATVYNPFHALGIFSVIDPEIISSLEFYKGGFTPAMGDRLSSILNIITRDGNKNFYQGTIQAGLLSGKVAAEGPIPDGSFLLTGRKSYWSGILKKYLNNKETPFDFYDLSLKVNYSPAYIDPNSKFSANLFLSSDQVINSDPLLEDYHIRNNIGGLKWSKIWDGSPLVSDVIFSFSHYMAKVEPNFSGSKPRENNVTDFTINADFAYIYDSKDQLLFGLQNKNISTSLKQVNQLEREIDFKNTKNALAGYFNYRFFRWDDVGLDLGMRFNFISMSEKRPFLFEPRISLTYLLNRLMIFKFAFGRYSQEMVSLANEDELISVFEPWVIIPDNITAAEATHFIAGFTSYFTDKFLLEVEAYYKVMSNLMEVNEKKFTSIQFDFKNIEGVSYGIESSLKFDGSIFYARASYALGWAEKKAKDLTYPPRYDVRHSLSILAGINPGDSWQFTANWVLSSGMPFTPISGFFNKLLLDGTTPIDIFNNYEPQFIYDTKNSGRLPWYHRLDISVTKKFSTSFADFTIGASVINAYNRANIYYFDKKTGKRIDQLPILPAIFVKAEF